Proteins encoded in a region of the Pseudomonas syringae KCTC 12500 genome:
- a CDS encoding TSUP family transporter, translating into MPFELSVDLTTLAILAVVAFIAGFIDAIAGGGGLLTTPALMTAGLPPHLVLGTNKLSSTFGSATASFTFYRRKLFDPRQWLHAVLGTAVGAALGAVIAHYLPAEWLNQMLPVIVFGCGLYLLFGGTPKAPLDSNAPIKKKWQLPQGLGLGFYDGVAGPGTGAFWTVSTLLLYPVDLVKASGVARSMNFVSNAVALSVFIFSGQVDYIIGLSMGLAVMLGAYFGAGTAIKGGAKFIRPVFITVVLGLTVRLAWQHWFGGA; encoded by the coding sequence ATGCCTTTTGAACTCAGCGTCGACCTGACCACCCTCGCCATTCTTGCCGTGGTCGCTTTCATAGCGGGATTCATAGATGCCATCGCCGGTGGCGGCGGACTGCTGACCACCCCTGCGCTGATGACAGCCGGCCTGCCGCCGCATCTGGTGCTGGGCACCAACAAGCTCAGCTCGACCTTTGGTTCAGCGACGGCCAGTTTCACCTTCTACCGTCGCAAGCTGTTTGACCCAAGACAATGGCTGCATGCAGTGCTCGGCACTGCCGTCGGTGCTGCGCTGGGCGCGGTGATCGCCCATTACCTGCCAGCCGAATGGCTGAACCAGATGTTGCCGGTGATTGTGTTCGGTTGCGGGCTGTACTTGTTGTTTGGTGGCACGCCCAAGGCGCCCCTGGACAGCAATGCGCCGATCAAGAAGAAATGGCAGCTGCCGCAAGGACTGGGACTGGGTTTCTACGACGGTGTTGCCGGGCCGGGTACCGGTGCCTTCTGGACAGTCAGTACCCTGCTGCTCTACCCGGTGGATCTGGTCAAGGCCAGCGGCGTGGCGCGCAGCATGAACTTCGTCAGCAATGCCGTGGCATTGTCGGTGTTCATCTTTTCTGGCCAGGTGGATTACATCATCGGCCTGAGCATGGGCCTTGCGGTGATGCTCGGTGCCTACTTCGGTGCAGGCACCGCGATCAAGGGTGGTGCCAAATTCATCCGACCGGTGTTCATCACCGTGGTACTGGGCCTGACCGTGCGCCTAGCCTGGCAGCACTGGTTCGGGGGCGCCTGA
- a CDS encoding Gfo/Idh/MocA family protein yields the protein MRESLSTSPAQLGIGLIGTGFMGRAHALAFGNANAALDLPARIRLSALADADSARAEQCASAWGFDRSHADWQQLIDDPYVQIVAITTPNHLHFPMAMAAIAAGKAVYCEKPLAVSLAQADEMRRSAKAAGVVTQVGYNYQHNPMIGLAREMIEAGELGEIVSFQGEFSEDFMGNPASPWSWRCEAAHAGGALADLGSHLLAMARHLLGDVEAVCADSSTVHRERPASLGSQQIRAIAVDDQTHALLRFANGARGTFSSSWLKHGYKNHLSFEISGTKGTLAFDQERLNELRLYRTGAAGRDGFQRLLAGPAQPGYAAFCPAPGHQLGYNELKALEVQALIQAVCGQRSRGPDFEEAWQIERLATAIRVAAAEQRWVALTDI from the coding sequence ATGCGGGAATCCCTTTCCACATCACCTGCGCAATTGGGTATCGGACTGATCGGCACCGGCTTCATGGGCCGCGCCCATGCGTTGGCGTTCGGCAACGCCAACGCCGCGCTTGATCTGCCTGCACGTATACGGCTCTCCGCGCTGGCGGACGCCGACAGTGCGCGCGCTGAGCAATGCGCAAGCGCCTGGGGGTTCGACCGCAGCCACGCTGACTGGCAGCAGTTGATCGATGACCCGTACGTGCAGATCGTGGCGATTACCACCCCCAATCACCTGCACTTTCCCATGGCCATGGCCGCCATCGCTGCAGGCAAGGCCGTGTATTGCGAAAAGCCGCTGGCCGTGAGCCTCGCCCAGGCCGATGAAATGCGCCGTAGCGCCAAGGCTGCGGGGGTCGTCACCCAGGTCGGCTACAACTACCAGCACAACCCGATGATCGGCCTTGCCAGAGAAATGATCGAAGCCGGCGAGCTGGGCGAGATCGTCAGCTTTCAGGGCGAGTTCAGCGAGGATTTCATGGGTAATCCGGCCTCACCCTGGTCGTGGCGCTGTGAAGCGGCGCATGCGGGCGGTGCGCTGGCCGATCTGGGCAGCCACTTGCTGGCGATGGCTCGTCATTTGCTGGGCGACGTCGAAGCAGTCTGCGCTGACTCCAGCACCGTACACCGTGAACGCCCGGCGAGCCTCGGCAGCCAGCAGATCCGCGCCATTGCAGTGGACGACCAGACCCACGCGCTTCTGCGCTTTGCCAACGGTGCGCGCGGAACCTTCAGCAGCAGTTGGCTCAAACACGGCTACAAAAACCATCTGAGTTTCGAGATCAGCGGCACCAAGGGCACGCTGGCGTTCGATCAGGAGCGGCTCAACGAGCTGCGTCTCTACCGTACAGGCGCAGCCGGACGCGATGGTTTTCAGCGTCTGCTGGCAGGCCCTGCACAACCGGGTTATGCCGCATTCTGCCCGGCTCCCGGCCACCAGTTGGGCTACAACGAGCTCAAGGCGCTCGAAGTACAAGCGCTCATCCAGGCCGTATGCGGTCAGCGCAGCCGTGGCCCGGACTTCGAGGAAGCGTGGCAAATCGAGCGCCTGGCGACGGCCATTCGCGTGGCCGCTGCCGAGCAACGCTGGGTCGCGCTCACCGACATCTGA
- a CDS encoding SDR family oxidoreductase gives MSRTQLFDLDGKVAFVSGASRGIGEAIARLLAQQGAHVIVSSRRLEGCQAVADAIVSEGGKATAIACHIGELEQISSAFAQIRQQFGRLDVLVNNAATNPQFCNVLDTDPGAFQKTVDVNIRGYFFMSVEAGKLMRENGGGSIINVASINAVSPGAYQGVYSMTKAAVVNMTKVFAKECAEFGIRCNALLPGLTDTKFASALVKNDAILNMALSQIPLKRVAAPSEMAGAVLYLASEASSYTTGVALNVDGGFLS, from the coding sequence ATGTCCAGAACCCAGCTCTTCGACCTTGATGGCAAGGTTGCATTCGTTTCAGGTGCCAGCCGAGGAATCGGTGAAGCCATTGCTCGGCTGCTGGCCCAGCAAGGCGCGCACGTTATCGTCTCAAGTCGCAGGCTCGAGGGTTGCCAGGCAGTGGCGGACGCCATCGTCAGCGAGGGCGGCAAGGCAACAGCCATCGCCTGCCACATCGGTGAGCTGGAACAGATAAGCAGTGCATTCGCGCAGATTCGCCAACAGTTCGGGCGCCTGGATGTATTGGTCAACAACGCCGCCACCAACCCACAGTTCTGCAACGTGCTGGACACCGATCCCGGCGCCTTCCAGAAGACAGTCGACGTCAACATTCGCGGCTACTTTTTCATGTCCGTCGAAGCCGGCAAGCTGATGCGCGAAAACGGCGGCGGCAGCATCATCAACGTGGCGTCCATCAACGCGGTATCGCCGGGCGCCTATCAAGGCGTCTATTCGATGACCAAGGCAGCCGTGGTCAACATGACCAAGGTGTTTGCCAAGGAGTGCGCCGAGTTCGGTATTCGTTGCAACGCCCTGCTTCCCGGTTTGACCGACACCAAGTTCGCATCGGCACTGGTCAAGAACGACGCGATCCTCAACATGGCGCTGTCGCAAATTCCACTGAAACGCGTTGCCGCTCCGAGCGAGATGGCCGGCGCGGTGCTTTACCTTGCCAGCGAGGCCTCCAGCTATACCACCGGCGTGGCGCTGAACGTCGACGGCGGCTTCTTATCCTGA
- a CDS encoding phosphotransferase family protein has product MALTDQSTEIRNGEELDASLIDAYLKAHVPDLHGTPTISQFPGGASNLTYLLQYPERELVLRRPPFGHKARSAHDMGREYRILNQLKEAFPYCPEAYLYCTDESLIGSEFYVMQRVKGIILRSDLPSELALDATQTEQLCKNFIDKMVDLHRVDYQACGLGDLGKPQGYVQRQISGWSERYEKALTPDAPAWEQVKRWLVDKMPADSPTSSIVHNDYRFDNVILDPANPMQIIGVLDWELTTLGDPLMDLGNTLAYWVQADDPAPVQLMRRQPSNAPGMLTRQAFVDYYAERAGVRIDNFDFYYTYGLFRLAGIVQQIYYRFFHGQTQDKRFAQFIHMNRLLEQMSLSVIEKSSL; this is encoded by the coding sequence ATGGCACTGACTGACCAGTCCACCGAGATTCGCAACGGCGAAGAACTGGACGCCTCCCTGATCGATGCGTACCTGAAGGCGCACGTGCCGGATCTTCACGGCACACCGACGATCAGTCAGTTTCCGGGCGGCGCATCGAACCTGACCTATCTGCTTCAGTACCCTGAGCGGGAACTGGTACTGCGTCGTCCACCTTTCGGACACAAGGCGCGCTCAGCCCATGACATGGGTCGCGAATACCGCATTCTCAATCAGCTCAAGGAAGCCTTTCCCTACTGTCCCGAGGCGTATCTGTACTGCACGGACGAGTCACTGATCGGCTCGGAGTTCTACGTCATGCAGCGCGTCAAGGGGATCATCCTGCGCTCTGACCTGCCGTCGGAACTGGCGCTGGATGCAACACAGACCGAACAGCTGTGCAAAAACTTCATCGACAAGATGGTGGACTTGCATCGCGTCGATTATCAGGCCTGTGGCCTGGGTGACCTCGGCAAGCCGCAAGGCTATGTACAACGGCAGATCTCCGGCTGGTCCGAACGCTATGAAAAAGCACTGACCCCGGACGCTCCAGCGTGGGAGCAGGTCAAGCGCTGGCTGGTAGACAAAATGCCTGCCGACTCGCCCACCTCGAGCATCGTGCACAACGACTACCGTTTCGACAATGTGATCCTCGACCCGGCCAACCCGATGCAGATCATCGGCGTGCTGGACTGGGAGTTGACTACGCTCGGCGATCCGCTCATGGACCTGGGCAACACCCTCGCCTACTGGGTACAGGCCGACGATCCAGCCCCGGTTCAATTGATGCGCCGCCAGCCGAGCAATGCGCCGGGGATGCTGACCCGCCAGGCATTTGTCGACTATTACGCCGAGCGCGCTGGCGTGCGCATAGACAATTTCGATTTTTACTACACCTATGGCCTGTTCCGTCTGGCCGGTATCGTGCAACAGATCTACTACCGGTTTTTCCATGGCCAGACCCAGGACAAACGCTTTGCCCAATTCATTCACATGAACAGGCTGCTGGAGCAGATGAGCCTGAGCGTGATCGAAAAATCCAGCCTCTGA
- a CDS encoding SCP2 sterol-binding domain-containing protein, whose amino-acid sequence MTSVADAVQTMKNKFNPAAAAGLDLVFGFNITDEDKHYALIVKDSTCELQEGENPDANVTLVMDSQTLKGIVSGETDGMQAFMGGKLRAEGDMMLAMKLSELFPV is encoded by the coding sequence ATGACCTCAGTAGCAGACGCTGTACAGACCATGAAAAACAAGTTCAACCCAGCTGCTGCTGCCGGTCTGGACCTGGTCTTCGGCTTCAACATCACCGACGAAGACAAGCATTACGCCCTGATCGTCAAGGACAGCACCTGCGAACTGCAGGAAGGCGAAAACCCGGACGCCAACGTGACCCTGGTCATGGACAGCCAGACCCTCAAGGGCATCGTCAGCGGCGAGACCGACGGCATGCAGGCGTTCATGGGTGGCAAGCTGCGTGCCGAAGGCGACATGATGCTGGCCATGAAGCTCAGCGAACTGTTCCCGGTATAA
- a CDS encoding histidine phosphatase family protein: protein MGSIYLIRHGQASFGAENYDVLSPMGIRQSQVLGAYLAEQGLSFDRCVSGELMRQKDTAQHVLGQYTEAGLDTPDVQLDSAFDEFDAEGVIRALIPAMLEDEPQALDILRDAAANPAGFQRLFNLITRRWLSGNHDTPGLQSWQAFVTRVEAGLKRILQAAGSHERIAVFTSGGTITALLHLITGMPASKALELHWHIVNTSLHQLKFKGNDVTLASFNGYTHLQLLKAPELITYR from the coding sequence GTGGGCAGCATCTACCTGATACGACATGGCCAGGCCTCATTTGGTGCAGAGAATTACGACGTGCTGTCGCCCATGGGGATTCGTCAGTCTCAAGTGCTGGGCGCCTACCTTGCCGAGCAGGGCCTGAGCTTCGATCGCTGTGTGTCCGGCGAGCTCATGCGCCAGAAAGACACCGCCCAGCATGTGCTGGGCCAGTACACCGAGGCAGGCCTCGATACGCCTGATGTGCAGCTGGACAGCGCGTTCGATGAATTTGATGCCGAAGGTGTGATCAGGGCGTTGATACCGGCGATGCTCGAAGATGAACCACAAGCGCTGGATATTCTGCGCGATGCCGCCGCAAACCCTGCAGGGTTCCAGCGCCTGTTCAACCTGATTACCAGGCGCTGGCTGAGTGGCAACCACGACACACCGGGGCTGCAAAGCTGGCAGGCGTTTGTGACGCGCGTTGAAGCAGGCCTGAAGCGGATTCTCCAGGCTGCCGGTTCGCATGAGCGTATCGCGGTATTCACCTCCGGCGGCACCATTACCGCCCTGCTGCATCTTATTACCGGAATGCCTGCATCAAAGGCGCTGGAGCTTCACTGGCACATCGTCAACACGTCGTTGCACCAGCTTAAATTCAAAGGCAACGACGTGACCCTGGCTTCCTTCAACGGTTACACACATTTGCAACTGCTGAAGGCGCCGGAGCTCATCACCTATCGCTGA